The stretch of DNA ATCGGTGTCGAGGCGATTGCGCGTGCCGCCGATCATGACCGGGTGCAGGATGAACGCCTGAACGATGCGCTGGGCGGCTTGAGTTAAGGATTGGTCGGTGGCGAGGTCGTTGTGCTCGATGCCCACGAGTTGGGCGTAACTGCGCGCCAGCGCCGCCATTGTGGTGATAAAGACCGGGGCGCTGCAACCATCTACGGCCACGCCAATTTCAGCTTCGGGCACAGCGGCAAAACGGGCCAGCGTCGCGCGAATCAAGCGTTGAATCGGATGTGCGGGATCAAGGTAATTTTCGATGGGATGATGCAGATGTTTTGCCAGCGCCAGCATGCCGGCGTGTTTGCCGGAACAATTGTTGTGCAGCACGCGCGGCGCTTGCCCAGCCGCCCGCAACTGTTTGGTGGTCACCTCGTCAAAAGGCATGTGTGCGCCGCATTGCAACGCCGCCTCGGTCAGGCCGATTTTGTCGAAGATGGATTGGACGGTGGCTAAGTGCTGTGGCTCGCCGCTGTGTGAGCCATTGATGACGGCCAATTCCCGGGGCGTGAATTGGAAGTGATCCGCCGCGCCTGTGGTCACAATAGGCAGGGCCTGAAAGGGTTTGGCAGCAGAGCGAAAATGTGTGCGGGTTTCAATGTCGCCGAGTTGCGCGAGCGTGTTACCAGCCGGGTCAACAACGGCTATGAATCCACGATGCCGCGCTTCGACTTCGTCACCGCGAGTGACTTCGACGAGTGGTATGGATGTTCCAGGTTCAAGCATGCGGGCATCATAGGAGAGGTTGGCGATGCCGCACAAATTACAGTCACAAAAAAGAATCGCCGCCTGCTTTAGCAGCAAGCGGCGAACAAGGAAAGAGACGAAAGGAGACGAAAACCAAGTAACTCGAAGAAAAACCTATTTCTGCGCAACCGGTTTATTTTGACCAGGGTAACGCAAAACCACCAATTTTACATTGCGGCGGCCAAAGCGGCGCGCTTCTTTGACGCTTGGCACCCAGACATCCACGCGATTGCCTTTGATTGCGCCGCCAATGTCATGCACGGTGTAAACGCCCGTATATTTCCCCGCGCTCATCTGTACGACCGTTCCCAGCGGCAGCACGCGCGGGTCAGCCGCGACGACACCTTTTTCGGTCTTAGCTCCGCTGCGTGTGCGGCCCTGAATCGCATAGGCCGAAG from Acidobacteriota bacterium encodes:
- a CDS encoding asparaginase yields the protein MLEPGTSIPLVEVTRGDEVEARHRGFIAVVDPAGNTLAQLGDIETRTHFRSAAKPFQALPIVTTGAADHFQFTPRELAVINGSHSGEPQHLATVQSIFDKIGLTEAALQCGAHMPFDEVTTKQLRAAGQAPRVLHNNCSGKHAGMLALAKHLHHPIENYLDPAHPIQRLIRATLARFAAVPEAEIGVAVDGCSAPVFITTMAALARSYAQLVGIEHNDLATDQSLTQAAQRIVQAFILHPVMIGGTRNRLDTDLMRVAHGQLISKVGAEGVQLLGLLPCERYPRGLGIAIKVEDGDIRRARDPVVIETLRQLGVLNAEQLAQLAPYAHATIYNHRKLAVGMVRTCFELAVSDQ